CTTACTCCAGCTCCAGGCCTCACTCGATGTCCCAGGGGCTGTAGCTGCAGCGGGCCTCCTCTCTTGGGGGCAGCTGCTGGAGCTGGGACCAGAGGACCCACGTCTGGGCCATGCTCAGGGAGCTGATGGCAGAGAATGGCTGGGGACAGAAGGGCATGATGAGGGGGGATCTGGAGAGGAGGCCACTGGGTCCCTTACCCTATGGGAACTCTGCACTAccaagagggggaagagggaggaagaaaaaGGAATGAGGCTATCACGTCCATCATCGGCGGGCTGCAGGCTTTCAATAGAGAGAAGGGAGGCTTCGGGGTTCCGCTTTTGAAGGAAGTAACAAAGGAGGGAGGGGTCGGGAAAAAGAGGAGGCGCTCGGACTTCTGGAGTGTGGGGAACTTGGAAAAGGGTAAGGTAGAGGGctggaggatgaagatgatgaagggagggatgagTTGACAGTAGAGATGTACTGATTGACACTTATGTCAAAGCAATCAATCATTACATTATGATGAGGTATGTATCATCAGAGAAAGTGACTGACAAACCAATAAAGAGAATTTGCCAAGTGGTCAGAAAAGGTCTGTCAATGTAAAATACAAAGTATCATAATTGTAACATAATACAATTAGAGTGTATGTGAATGTTTATTTTATGTTGTCCATGATTGAAGTTCTCCATTCCTACCTACAGTGAAAAATCACAGTATTTTGATAGCAAATGAACATAGGACATCACCACAAGTATATTTTCTcttaaacataaaataacattaaagTAAAGCAAATaaaaatcactacacatgaattGTCAGTAACAACAGTTTCAAAAGTTTAAGTACCTCATATAAAATAAAgagaataaggtcaggggttacaatTGCGTAAACCTATGAGAGTTgtaagaatatatatttttttcacgaccttcgcctctcccgagtccgtacaggagttacagcgatgagacaagactgtaactaccaattggggagaaaaaaggggtaaacataaaaaataacaaaagggctgaggggagagggtgtgtcttttttttaaagtgtttggaatgcagccaaagagcttccttggtgtccacatcaccaacaaactagaatggtccaaacacaccaagacagccttgaagaggacacgacaaagcctattccccctcaggaaacaaaaagaatttggcatgggtcctcagatcctcaaaaggttctatagctgcaacatcgagaggtacagcaactgctctgcctccgaccgcaaggcactacagagggtagtgcgtacggcccagtacatcactggggctaagctgcctgccatccaggacctctataccagggggtgtcagaggaaggccataaaaatggtcaaagaccccagccaccccagtcatagactgttctctctactaccgcatgacaAGCAGTACTAGAGTGCCAAATCTAAGACAAAAAggcagtttttacccccaagccataagaaccACATGAACATGAACCTTGTTCATGAACCTTGTTCTGATCATGGTGAAGGCCCCTCTACAGCTGAATATGTAGCAGGAAGTCAAGTTCCCCTTCTGTCTCAGTCCTTGTCAATAAGAGTCTTGTAGACAGCTGCGCTGCAACCATAGCTGAACTTAAAGTGGCAGGTATAGGTGAAACAACCATTAACTCTTTGGTCATTTCCATGGGAGAGATAGTTGATGACATTCATATTCAAGCTAAAGAAGCTGTGAAGTGAGTCTATACAGGAGCCAAATAAAAGTGACATTGAGTGTCAAATTGATCAGTGTTtggaaaaaaaaaaggaaaatccTTTTGGTGTATTAAATTCTGAAAGTAAGAGAAGGCAGTATTTTACAGAAAAGTGAGGAAGGGTAGACCCAGTTGAATACGTTCTTGGTACAAGATTTGATACAGAACGCAATCAGGCTACTGGAGGCTATGATCGAATTGTTGTTACTgataaatgtgtttacatcccaatTTTGGAAACATTAGTTTATTTACAAACACCCTAATATAAAGGAGATGATGCAGACGGATTCCAGTTCAATAGAACTGACTTATGTGATGGAGATCTGTTCAAGAGCCATGCTCTGTTTTCAAAACAGAAGCATGCAATTCAGATACAGCTTTTCtatgattttttaaaaactgcAAATCCTCTTGGCTCAAAACGGGGAATACATACATTAGGAGCAATCTATTTCACCTTATGGAATTTTCCTCAAGTTCAACTCATTTCTGCTTAATATTCATTTGGTTGCTTTATTTCATGCCCAGGACGTTAAAACATATGGCTTTTCTAAAATACTTGATCCAATTGTGCAGGATATTAAAGTACTTTAGAAGGGATGGAATTATGGTCCCCTTGTATGATCAACCAGCATATGGAACTATTGTCCCAAGTTACAGGTGACAACCTTGGTCTTCACTGTTTATTTGGTTTTGTTGAATCATTCAGTGCCAGATATTGTTGCCGCTTTTGTCTTGAGGACTTTCAGACCAAATTTTAAGATTCAGCCAAGATAGTTATGCGAACTCGAGCACCTCATGCAGAACACTGCCAAAATAAGGGTGTTAAATGTTCTTGCATTCTAAACTCCTTACAGTACTTCAATACATGGGAAAACTTCTCTGTCGATATTATGCATGATATGTGGGAGGGAGTGGCACAATATGACATAACTGCTAATACTGCACTTGATAGACAAGTACACAACATCAAATGAAATAGACGGGAGAATAAAGAGCTTTAACTGTGGTTACATGGAGCAAAACAACAAAACCTCCTGCAGTGAAGTTAGGAGAGGACTCTAATGACTTGGGGTTAAAAGTTATCCAGTCCTAGTGTTTACTTCGCAATCTACCACTTATCTTTGGAGACTTAGTTATTCCAAATGATCTACACTGGTATTTACTGTTGCTTCAGATAGTACACATTGTATTTTCTCTAATGATAAAGGGTATTACAATGATTTTGAAACACTTTATCGTAGAACACCACAGGTTATTCAAGTAATTCTTTCCAAAAAAAAGAGGCTGCTGTCGAAGCATCATTTTATGGTACATTACCCCACATGTATGCTTAAAATTGGACCCGTTTTGCATAGCTGGTGCATGCGCTATGAAGCCAAAAATATTAAAAAGCATACAGTTGACACCAACAGTCATGATCGGTCCAGGTAAAATGTTATCTTTAAATGTGGTGGACTGGGGCTGTAAGATGGCTGAGAATCGTCACGTACCAATTGACACCACGGTTTAAATGTTAAATGGGCCAAACACCATGGAAATATGTATCGTTTAGTTTGTCTTAAAGTCCATTGTGAGATGCCAGTTTTTCAGAAAATCCACCATGTTTTTGTTAAAGATGAGAGGTTACTTTTACCCTACAAACAATGTCTTGATGAGCATAGAGTTGGGTGTACAACAAAGGTACCTTATGTAGTTGATGTTAAATAGCTTTTCTGTCACAAAGCATTTGATATACAGATCTCTTACAGTTGTGATGATTGAAGTTTGTTTATTGTCCCGTACGGTATCCCGTGACTCTAAAAACTGCACAGTAAGCTCTTTAAAACCAAGATGCATTGCAATAATGgcttttttatttacttttaatAAAGGGGGGACAGATGCCAAAACGTCATTTTATAGAGGCCACAATTTTATTTGATCAGTGTTTTTGATATGTGAGATGCCAGTTTCACAAAATCCTCCCATTGCAATATTGAGATATTGAGATTGTTTATGTACATGTCTTAAAGTGAACAGAGGCCAACATTTCATTTCAGTCCACAATTTAATTTTATTATCAGTATTTTGATGTATGTATTGCAAATgtcttacatttaagaataagGTTCTTTGTTAAATACTGACTTTTGATTTCTTGACGTTAAGTTTAGTTGTACAAATGCTATGCTTGACTGATAATATTCAATTCTATATTGCGTGAATTGGCAGTAGAGTTGTTCCCATGTTACTCTAAATAGAGTAAATTACAGTTTGTAGAGTTAAATATAAACACTGAAGAGAGTAGAAATAACTCTGAAAATTGAACTCTGCAACAAGAGTAATTTTTACTCTATTTAGACTGGAACCAAATGTTATCTTTTGTAGAGTATAATTGTATTCAATTTGAGTAAAATGTACTCAGATAAATGTACTGTGTAGAAagaccagaacctaggaagaaacctagagcggaaccaggctatgaggggtggccagtcctcttctggctgtgccgggtggagattataacagaacatggccaggatgttcaaatgttcatagacgaccagcagggtcaaataataatcagtgaTTGTAGAGGGTGccacaagtcagcacctcaggagtaaatgtcagttggcttttcatatccAATCATGTCAGGGCATTTCATATGCAGCAGCTGTTAAAAGGGTTGAGGGTTTGAATGGTGCACTTGAAGAGTAATATGGTTGTGGATAGGCCTTCACTGCAGGCTGCAGGGGTTTCCTTTCACCAGCAGGACCAAGGTATTTAAAAAGTTAGGAAGGTGGATGTTTATAGATATGATGATAAATGGCTCTGCCAAGGTGGAGAAAAGGTCCAGGAAGACAAAAATCATTGTGGAAGCGGCAGAACAGTTCCTGGGGTTGAAAGATTCTGCGAAGAAGTTACATGGAATATTGTTACAAGCCGTGCCACCCCTCAGGTCCTAGAGCCTGAGAAGGGAGATATGGAGAATTGAAAGAAGGAAGTAGTGTGAGTTTTGTTTTGTCAATGTAGAATTTTTATTTGGGTGGATTAGGTTAGTTTCCCTATCACGTATAGGTTTTATTTTGACCTTGTTTTGGTTTCAACCGGTCCAGTTGGCGGCGGCAAAACACCCCTTTGGGTTGTAAATCAGCCAAAAAAGAACAAAGAAGAAGGAAGTCTACAGATATTTGTGAAGGGGCTTTCCATCGACATATACTTTTAAAACGGGGATATAGCTTAAGAAAACGGTTGTAGTTTAATTAGCAAGATGTATAGACCTAATTTGATGttttttgttttatatttttcacTAGAATGTATTTGCCGGAGCCAAGGCGGTAAGTTGTGTACTCGATATCAAAAGTGAAAGTAAACGTTTACAGCCAGGCGTGGCAAAAGAATAATAAAACAAGATTACTTTTAAAATCGCTTACCATATATACTGCTGTGGTCTATTAGCATAATAGTCTACTTGTTGTAATTGCATTGTAGCATTTGTAGTCGACCTCTACGTTTCTCCATCCATTGTATCGGTTACTGGAAAGCTATTGCGCACTTACAGGTCAGGAACGGTGCAATAACAACACACATTTGTAAGGAAACATTACATACATTAATGAGCTTTTTTACTTTGCTTAGACCAACAAGGCATAGCATTATCTCCTTTTGTTTTAAATCACAAAGTAAAACATGTGCCAAGAAGATTTTATGTTTGTCATGTGTTTGCAATTAGACAGTAGTCTATATACTGATAATGACTACTGCAATTGTACACacgtttgtttatttgtttagcAGCAGCTAACGTTAGTCATCCTGGGgtgcaaaaaaaaacaacatatctTGACAACTAACAAAACACTTAAACActcactgatagacaaggacggTCATACAATTTTATAATACGATTATACAACAACAAAAGAACAATACACGAACAAAGGAAAAaggaaatacattatttattttctTGATATGGTAGAGAATCCGGGGGATAGCCCCGACCGGGACTCAAAGCTGGATCTAGCAgctgtcaagccaacaccttaatCTTTACACCAAGAGGTCCGAACTACTTGAGTTCGGGTGGTGTTGTGTTAAAGGGATATTTCAAGATTTtgtcaatgaagccctttatctacttctccagagtcagatgaacttgtggataccattttttagGTATATGCgtccagtttgaaggaagttagtGGTACTTTtgagagccaatgctaactagctgtACCCAAAGATTGttagtcattgcgctaacgctattTTGCAGTTGCACTAacgttagaggtagtttcacaagccaatgctaactTCCTTCATGCTGGACACAGAGCCATAAACATTTGTTCACCTGActttggggaagtagataaagtgcCTCATGTCCCAAAATCGCAAAGTATCTCTTCAATATATTAATATGAAATATGTTGATTTCTAAGTTGCAGAATGTGTCCCACTTCTCACTAATGCATGAGTTTGGGCTTATTTGTTATTGATACGCCACCTACCATTTAGACAACATCATGCAAGGCCACTCTGACACTATTAATTGAATACATTATTTTGTTGGCCGTTACAGATCTATGATATAGATAAATATTTAACATGCAGTCATTTCCTATTCATGTTTTACAGCATAGTCTGAGTAACATGGAGAGAAGGCAGATTCAGACAAATTATctccatgtttaaatgttttccctaCAGACATCTACTCCCTGAATTACATCTACACTTCACTCTCAAAGCCACTAGAATTGCCTGGAATCCATGAGTTCACTGCCATGGGTCTGATGAACAACCAACAGATCGATTACTATGACAGTGTGGAAAAGAAGAAGATTCCCAAACAGGACTGGATGAGGGAGAAGCTGCCAGCAGACTACTGGGATAAAGGCACTCAGTCACGCAAGAGCAAGGAGCAGTGGTTCAAAGTTAATGTCGATATCTTGATGAAGCGCATGATGCATAACAACACTGGTGAGGGATCACCTGCAATTTGTCCTACGCTCACCGTTAATCTTTTAAAATTGTAGGTCATTAGTTATCCATGTATATTGTCATCATTGACCGTCTTTTTCATTTGTTTTTCCTCTCAGATGTCCATATCCTTCAGTGGAAACATGGCTGTGAGATTGACCAACAGAGTGACGGCACATTGAAATTCATAAAGGGCACAGACCAGTACAGCTACGATGGTGACGACTTCCTGGCCTTTGATGATGCCAATATGCAGTGGGTGGCCCCAGTTGTTCAAGCTCAGCCGACTAAGAGGAAGTGGGACGGGGTCCAGATCCTCAACCAGTACACCAAAGGCTACCTGGAGAAGGAGTGTGTGGACTGGCTTTCCAAATTCATGGCATACGAGGACAAAGAATTCAGTAGGGCTGATTGTGAGTACTTAAATAGTATAGcctaacaaacaaaaacaacaatttGTACATATGAGATCAGAAATAATATTAATGTTCTCCGTTTATTCCCTCTTTAGCCCCTCCGAGGGTCTATGCATTTGCTAAAAAGGCCAAAACTGTAGGACATGTCCGACTGACCTGCATGGCCACAGGTTTCTATCCCAAAGATGTGATTATGCAAATTAAGAAGAATGGTGTTCCATTGACCGAACGTGATGGAGTGCAGTCTACAGGAGTCCTACCCAATGATGATGACACCTACCAGATCAGGATGAGTGTGCAGATCCCAGAGGCAGATAAGGAAACTTATGAATGTTATGTCGACCATAGAACATTGAAGAAGCCAATTGTGGTAAAATGGGGTAAAGTATGGCTAATTTGGTTTAGTGTTGTTATTGATGGTTAATATGGTTTAGTGTTattgacacaggaaacaatcttAATTTGAACTGAACAGCATACTAACAACAGCTTTGCAGGTGAAGCAGGAATGAAACTGAAATTAGCTTCTGGTTACATATTGTTGGTTTTTATAAATACTCTGCCTTTTGTTTTGCAGATGGAGAATGTTGTGATTGCAGTAGTGGCACTGCTGTAGTCATTGGGACAGTCATCGCCATTATTGTAGTTCTGATCTTGGTTTCGGTGGTCCTGTTTGTTCTGCACAAAAGAGGGACAATTGGTAGGTCTTGGTTTATATCAattcaaatgtttttgtttttgttaaatGTTAAGAAAAGATGAATCAACGGTACTGCTATGAAAGGTGGGAACTACGGCCTAAATCCATATGCATTATAACATTTCTATGTATTTTTCTCTTTACACATCAAAGTGATTCCTGGCTTGAAAACTAGAGGTTAGTATCACAGCCTCTCCCTCGGTCTGTATACATGTCATTTATCGTTACGTATAACATACTTTTGACACTAGTTGTAAGGACAACATGATGCTTTTATATCAAAACTAACTGTTCATCCAATTGTAAAGACACCCTATGTAACAATCAAGCATTTACTGTGTTTAGATATACTTTTTGGTTCTGAAAAATAAGGCCTATTTAAGACACTCATTACATGATCCTCTT
This genomic interval from Oncorhynchus clarkii lewisi isolate Uvic-CL-2024 chromosome 18, UVic_Ocla_1.0, whole genome shotgun sequence contains the following:
- the LOC139373487 gene encoding major histocompatibility complex class I-related gene protein-like isoform X1, which produces MYRPNLMFFVLYFSLECICRSQGDIYSLNYIYTSLSKPLELPGIHEFTAMGLMNNQQIDYYDSVEKKKIPKQDWMREKLPADYWDKGTQSRKSKEQWFKVNVDILMKRMMHNNTDVHILQWKHGCEIDQQSDGTLKFIKGTDQYSYDGDDFLAFDDANMQWVAPVVQAQPTKRKWDGVQILNQYTKGYLEKECVDWLSKFMAYEDKEFSRADSPPRVYAFAKKAKTVGHVRLTCMATGFYPKDVIMQIKKNGVPLTERDGVQSTGVLPNDDDTYQIRMSVQIPEADKETYECYVDHRTLKKPIVVKWDGECCDCSSGTAVVIGTVIAIIVVLILVSVVLFVLHKRGTIVIPGLKTRATGNGVAFSGVNTSEYGKATKSVMPQLNK
- the LOC139373487 gene encoding major histocompatibility complex class I-related gene protein-like isoform X2 — encoded protein: MYRPNLMFFVLYFSLECICRSQGDIYSLNYIYTSLSKPLELPGIHEFTAMGLMNNQQIDYYDSVEKKKIPKQDWMREKLPADYWDKGTQSRKSKEQWFKVNVDILMKRMMHNNTDVHILQWKHGCEIDQQSDGTLKFIKGTDQYSYDGDDFLAFDDANMQWVAPVVQAQPTKRKWDGVQILNQYTKGYLEKECVDWLSKFMAYEDKEFSRADSPPRVYAFAKKAKTVGHVRLTCMATGFYPKDVIMQIKKNGVPLTERDGVQSTGVLPNDDDTYQIRMSVQIPEADKETYECYVDHRTLKKPIVVKWDGECCDCSSGTAVVIGTVIAIIVVLILVSVVLFVLHKRGTIVIPGLKTRATGNGVAFSGVNTSEYGG